The nucleotide sequence ACGGCGCGCTGCTTACGGGCCCACGAGCCGGTGCGCAGGACGCCGGCGACCGTGTGTGTGACGCGGTCCCAGTCCTCGTACCAGCGCAGTTCGTCGGCGACGTGGGCCACGAGGCGCTGGACGACCGCGCGGGCGCGTGCCCGTTGCAGCGTCCCGGGGTCGATCAGGTCGCCTTCCAGGCCCGAACGGGCCGCCCGCCACGTCGCGCCGCGCAGCAGTGGTTCGGGCGTGGACGGCGGTTCGTGGCCGGCGAGGACCGCGTTCGTGCCGTGCCGGACCAGGGCCCGGAACAGCGCGGCGGCCAGCAGGACTCCGTCGATGTCCGCGATCGAGTCGCAGACGCGCAGCTCCAGGGTCGGCACGTGCGCGGACAGCCGCATGTCCTGGTAGACCATGCCGCGGTCGGAGATCACCCCGGAGTCGATCAGGGACGAGACCATCGCGTCGTAGTCGGATGCCGAGCGGCACGGCGGCATCGGCCCCGCGGTCGGCAGGCGGCGCCACAGGATGGTGCGCCAGCTCGCGAAGCCGGTGTCGGTGCCGAGCCAGTACGGGGAACCCGCCGACAGCGCGAGCAGGGTCGGGACCCACGGGGAGATCCACGCGCACGCGGCGGCGGCGACGTCGCGGTCCTCGACGCCGACGTGGACGTGCAGGCCGCAGACGAACATTTCGTCGGCCAACCGCGCGAAGGCGCGGTCGATTTCGGCGTAGCGGGTGCCCGGCGTGGTGGTGGCGTCCTCCACGCGCGCCAGAGGGGCGGTGCCGGCGGCCATCGGCACCAGGTCGCGTCGCGCCGCCGCCCGGGTCACGAGCGTACGGCTGCGCACGAGATCGTCGCGCAGGCTGTCGAGAGCGGTGTGCGGGTCGCTGTTCGTCTCGACGATCGTGGCCTTCGACTCGGCGGTGAACCCTTGGGGCGGTAGCAGTTCGAGGACGGACGCCGCGCCGGGCGTCAACTGCCTCGTGTGCCGGTCGACGAGGTGAAACTCTTCCTCTACGCCCACCGTGGTCATCCGGAATTCTCCTCGCTCCTCGTTCGGTGGGAGGATTATGAGATCCGTCGCGAAAGCACCATAAGGTCGCAGCGGTTAACCACGCCTGGTTAACTCCCGGGTACGTGCGGGCGACCGGCGTGAAAACCGAGCGTATCGGCGCGGGAGGCCGCGGGGAACCCGGTGGGCGATCGCGTACCGCGGTGCCGCCGCCCGGACGGATCGGGCATGTCGCCCTCCCGGCAAGGCGGTTGGGCCTCTACGCTGAGGCGGTATGCGACGCGGGTTCCTGTGGGGTGCGACGGCACTTGTCCTGATGACGGCCGCGGTGGGCTGCAGTTCCTCGGATGACACCGCGGACGCGGCGAGCACCGGGCGGGGCGCGGCCTCGTCGTCGGCCGGCGCGGAGCCGGGCGCGTCGGGTGACGCGCCGGACGGCCGGCCCGGTGAGCCGAGTGCGTCGCCGGCGGCGGTCGCCGCCGACGGGACCGATGTCGAGGCGTGCCGGGACGGAGACTGCGAGATCCTGGTGACCGGCCCGCTGACGGTTCCGCTGGACGGGACGTACGTCACCGAGATCTCCCTCGAACTCGACGGCGACACCGTCGACTTCACGATGGAGCCGGCGCCGGGCACGTCGATCGGCGGGGGGATCGGGGTCGGGTGCGTGGCGGGGCTGACCATCGGCGAGCACGGGGGCGGGTCGCGTTCGGCGTGCGGTGACAACGCCACGTCCGTCGCACCGCCGCAGGGCATGCTCCTGCGCGCGACGCAGGGCGGCGACGGCGTCATCGTGGAGATCACGACCCTGCGGTGACGCGTCGGTCCGTCGAGGAAGCTCGTGGTGGTGGCGGTGCGGTCGGCGAACCCCGGACGGGTGCCGGGAGTTGCGCGCGGGCGGCGGCGCGCGGTGCTCGGCCGGTCGCGCGGGGGTGAGCGCCGCGTGGTGCGGTGGTGCCGGGGTGGTGGGGGCGTCGGGCCGGGGCCGTGTGTTCGCCCGGGGGTCGGATACGGACGTGCGGTGGGCCGGCCGATGGCGTGCGCGGTGCCGTGCGTCGGCGGGGAACGGGCCCCGGCGCGCGGGAACGCGCCTGCCCCGCTTGTCCGGTGGTGCTTGTCGGCGGCGTCGTTCGCCCGGCTTCGGGATGTCCTGATACCCGGGGGCGCGCTCGCCGCGGTCCCCTCGGCTGTTCTCGCACGGGACTGAGGCGGCGGGTGCGCCCGCGCGTACCGCACCCGGTCGATCCGACGCCTCCCCCTGTGCTCCTGGAGTTCGCATGCCCGAACCCGTTGTCCCCGGCCGCGCGCGTGGCCTGAAATCCATCCTGCTCTGGACGGCCGTCGCCGTCGTCGGCGCGGTCGCGTGGGGCGTCCTGGCCCTGGCACGCGGCGAGGAAGTCTCCGCGGTGTGGCTGGTGTTCGCGGCGCTGGCCTCGTACGCGATCGGGTACCGGTACTACGCGCGCCTCATCGCCCGGCGGGTGCTCGCCGTCGACGACAGCCGGGCGACGCCGGCCGAACGCCTCGACGACGGCATCGACTTCCAGCCGACCGACCGCCGCGTCCTCGTCGGGCACCACTTCGCGGCGATCGCCGGGGCCGGGCCGCTCGTCGGGCCCGTGCTCGCGGCACAGATGGGCTACCTGCCGGGCACCGTCTGGATCATCGTCGGCGTGGTCTTCGCGGGCGCCGTGCAGGACATGGTGGTGCTGTTCCTGTCGATGCGCCGGGACGGCAAGAGCCTCGGGCAGATGGCCCGCGACGAGATCGGCCGGGTGGGCGGCGTCGCGGCGCTGGCCGCGGTGTTCGCGATCATGGTGATCCTGCTGGCGGTCCTCGCGCTGGTGGTGGTCAACGCGCTGGCCGAGTCGCCGTGGGGCACGTTCTCCGTCACGATGACCATCCCCATCGCGCTGTTCATGGGGGCGTACCTGCGGTTCCTGCGCCCGGGCAGGGTCGTCGAGGCCAGCGTGATCGGCGTCGCGCTGCTGCTCCTCGCCATCGTGGCCGGCGGCCGGGTGGAGACCTCCCCGGCGCTCGCCGACGCGTTCACGTGGAGCCCCGAAACCCTCGTGTTCTGCCTGGTGGCGTACGGCTTCGTCGCGTCGGTGCTGCCGGTGTGGCTGCTGCTCGCGCCGCGCGACTACCTCTCGACGTTCATGAAGGTCGGGACCATCGTGCTGCTCGCCGCCGGGGTCCTCGTCTCGGCGCCCGTGCTGCGGACCGACGCGGTCAGCCCGTTCGCCGGATCCGGCGGCGGCCCGGTGTTCGCGGGGGCGCTGTTCCCGTTCCTGTTCATCACGATCGCGTGCGGGGCGCTGTCCGGTTTCCACGCCCTCGTCGCGTCCGGGACCACACCGAAGCTGATCCGCAAGGAGTCGGAGGTCCGGCTCATCGGCTACGGCGCCATGCTCATGGAGTCGTTCGTCGCGATCATGGCGCTCGCCGCCGCGTGCGTCATCGACCCGGGCCTGTACTACGCCATGAACATGCCCGCGGGAGCGCTCGGTTCGACCGTGGAGAGCGCGTCGCAGGTCGTGACGGGCCTCGGGTTCACCATCACCCCGGACCAACTCCACGCCGCGGCCCGGGGCGTGGAGGAGTCGACGCTCATCGCCCGGACCGGCGGCGCGCCCACACTCGCCGTCGGGATGTCGGAGATCTTCTCGGACGTGTTCGGCGGTGCGGGGATGAAGGCGTTCTGGTACCACTTCGCGATCATGTTCGAGGCGTTGTTCATCCTCACCACCGTGGACGCCGGGACCCGCGTCGGGCGCTTCATGCTGCAGGACACGCTCGGCAACGTGTGGAAGCCCCTGGGCCGGATCGGCTGGCGGCCGGGCATCTGGATCACCAGTGCGCTGGTCGTGCTGAGCTGGGGCTACTTCCTGCACGCGGGGGTGACGGACCCGCTCGGCGGCATCAACCAGCTCTTTCCGCTGTTCGGCATCGCGAACCAGCTGCTCGCCGCGATCGCGCTGACCGTGGCCACCACGGTCCTCGTCAAGACCGGAAGGCGGCGCTGGGCGTGGGTCACCGGCGTGCCGCTCGCCTGGGACCTCGCGGTCACCTACACCGCCGGGTGGCAGAAGATCTTCTCGGGCGATCCCCACGTGGGATTCTTCGCGCAACGCGCGAAGTACGCCGACGCGATCGACGACGGCCGGGTGCTGAGCCCCGCGACGAGCATGGACGAGATGCACACCGTCGTCCGCAACAGCACCGTGGACGGCGTGCTGATCGCGGTGTTCCTGCTGCTCGTGGCGCTGGTCGTGGCCAATGCGGCGGTGGTCGCCGTGCGGGCGATCCGGTCGCCGGTCCCGTTGCCGGACACCGAGGCGCCGTACGTCGCCTCCGTGCTCGACGTGCCCCGGGCGCCGGATCCGCGCGAGGAGGCGGCGGTCGGCGCCGGCGACGCCCTGGACCGGTCGTGACCGCCGCCCGGGTCCGCCGCGCGGTGCGGCGGGTCGTGCGCGGCGTCCGCTGGTATCTGCGCGAGATCTCCGGCGACGCGGCGTACGAGCGCCACTGCCTGCGTCACCGGCGCGAGCGCCCGGACCACCCGGCCCCGACCCGCCGCGCGTACGAACGCCTGCGCCGCGACCACCGCGAACACACCGCGTCGTCGCGGTGTTGCTAGGAGTCGTCCCGGGCCCGGCGCGCGTGGGCGCCGCGAGGGCGGGCAGCGGACAAGGGGCGGGAGGCGCCCGACGCGTGAAGCCGTGGGAGGCGGTCGTATGGCGGTCCGTGAGGTTTTCGTCGAGTCGGGGACGGAACTGACCGATGCCGTCGCGGATTTGGGTGCGACGGCCGAGGAGCGCATCGTCGTCAACCTCGGACCGCAGCACCCGTCCACACACGGCGTGCTCCGGCTCGTTCTGGAACTCGACGCCGAACGCGTGGTCGAGGCACGGGTCGGCATCGGCTACCTCCACACCGGCATCGAGAAGAACTGCGAGTTCCGCAACTGGACACAGGGCGTGACCTTCGTGACACGCGCCGACTACCTCATGCCGGTGTTCAACGAGGTCGCCTACTGCCTGGGCGTCGAACAACTGCTCGGCATCACCGACCAGGTGCCCGAGCGCGCCCAGGTGATCCGCGTCCTGCTGATGGAGCTGAACCGCATCTCGTCCCACCTCGTCGCGATCGCCACCGCCGGCATGGAACTCGGCGCGCTGACCGTGATGACGTTCGGGTTCCGCGACCGCGAACTACTCCTCGACGTCTTCGAGGCCATCACCGGGCTGCGCATGAACCACGGCTTCGTCCGGCCCGGCGGCCTGGTCCAGGACCTGCCGCCGGGCGCCGAGGCCCACGTCCGGGACCTGCTGCGGGTGCTGCCGGAACGCCTCCACGAATACGAACTGCTGCTCGACGACAACGCCGTCTTCCGTGCCCGGACCGTCGGCGTCGGCCACCTCGACCTGGCCGGATGCGTCAAACTCGGCGTCACCGGGCCGATACTGCGCGCCACCGGGCTGCCCCACGACCTGCGCAAGAGCCGGCCGTACTGCGGCTACGCGGACTACGACTTCGACGTACCGGTCGCGGAGGGCTGCGACGCGTACGACCGCTACCGGCTGCGGATCGCCGAGATGCGCGAGTCGCTGCGCATCGTCGGGCAGTGCCTGGACCGGCTGCGCCCGGGGCCGGTGATGGTCGCCGACAAGAAGATCGCGTGGCCCGCGCAGCTCTCGCTCGGGTCGGACGGACTCGGCAACTCCGCCGAGTACATCCGCACCATCATGGGCACGTCGATGGAGGCGCTGATCCATCACTTCCGGCTGGTCACCGAGGGGTTCGCGGTGCCGCCCGGCCAGGTCTGCACAGCGGTCGAGTCCCCGCGCGGCGAGCTGGGGTGCCACCTGGTGTCGACGGGCGGGCCGCGGCCGTACCGCGTGCACCTGCGCGACCCGTCGTTCACCAATCTCCAGGCGCTCGCCCTGATGGTGGAAGGC is from Yinghuangia sp. ASG 101 and encodes:
- a CDS encoding carboxylate-amine ligase, giving the protein MTTVGVEEEFHLVDRHTRQLTPGAASVLELLPPQGFTAESKATIVETNSDPHTALDSLRDDLVRSRTLVTRAAARRDLVPMAAGTAPLARVEDATTTPGTRYAEIDRAFARLADEMFVCGLHVHVGVEDRDVAAAACAWISPWVPTLLALSAGSPYWLGTDTGFASWRTILWRRLPTAGPMPPCRSASDYDAMVSSLIDSGVISDRGMVYQDMRLSAHVPTLELRVCDSIADIDGVLLAAALFRALVRHGTNAVLAGHEPPSTPEPLLRGATWRAARSGLEGDLIDPGTLQRARARAVVQRLVAHVADELRWYEDWDRVTHTVAGVLRTGSWARKQRAVGRRRGLPAVVDLLTDKTTAFGPSYPTPEHATDAA
- a CDS encoding carbon starvation CstA family protein is translated as MPEPVVPGRARGLKSILLWTAVAVVGAVAWGVLALARGEEVSAVWLVFAALASYAIGYRYYARLIARRVLAVDDSRATPAERLDDGIDFQPTDRRVLVGHHFAAIAGAGPLVGPVLAAQMGYLPGTVWIIVGVVFAGAVQDMVVLFLSMRRDGKSLGQMARDEIGRVGGVAALAAVFAIMVILLAVLALVVVNALAESPWGTFSVTMTIPIALFMGAYLRFLRPGRVVEASVIGVALLLLAIVAGGRVETSPALADAFTWSPETLVFCLVAYGFVASVLPVWLLLAPRDYLSTFMKVGTIVLLAAGVLVSAPVLRTDAVSPFAGSGGGPVFAGALFPFLFITIACGALSGFHALVASGTTPKLIRKESEVRLIGYGAMLMESFVAIMALAAACVIDPGLYYAMNMPAGALGSTVESASQVVTGLGFTITPDQLHAAARGVEESTLIARTGGAPTLAVGMSEIFSDVFGGAGMKAFWYHFAIMFEALFILTTVDAGTRVGRFMLQDTLGNVWKPLGRIGWRPGIWITSALVVLSWGYFLHAGVTDPLGGINQLFPLFGIANQLLAAIALTVATTVLVKTGRRRWAWVTGVPLAWDLAVTYTAGWQKIFSGDPHVGFFAQRAKYADAIDDGRVLSPATSMDEMHTVVRNSTVDGVLIAVFLLLVALVVANAAVVAVRAIRSPVPLPDTEAPYVASVLDVPRAPDPREEAAVGAGDALDRS
- a CDS encoding YbdD/YjiX family protein translates to MTAARVRRAVRRVVRGVRWYLREISGDAAYERHCLRHRRERPDHPAPTRRAYERLRRDHREHTASSRCC
- a CDS encoding NADH-quinone oxidoreductase subunit D, with the protein product MAVREVFVESGTELTDAVADLGATAEERIVVNLGPQHPSTHGVLRLVLELDAERVVEARVGIGYLHTGIEKNCEFRNWTQGVTFVTRADYLMPVFNEVAYCLGVEQLLGITDQVPERAQVIRVLLMELNRISSHLVAIATAGMELGALTVMTFGFRDRELLLDVFEAITGLRMNHGFVRPGGLVQDLPPGAEAHVRDLLRVLPERLHEYELLLDDNAVFRARTVGVGHLDLAGCVKLGVTGPILRATGLPHDLRKSRPYCGYADYDFDVPVAEGCDAYDRYRLRIAEMRESLRIVGQCLDRLRPGPVMVADKKIAWPAQLSLGSDGLGNSAEYIRTIMGTSMEALIHHFRLVTEGFAVPPGQVCTAVESPRGELGCHLVSTGGPRPYRVHLRDPSFTNLQALALMVEGGLVADVIASLASTDPVLGGVDR